A part of Pectobacterium cacticida genomic DNA contains:
- a CDS encoding FtsX-like permease family protein: MIPWRLIWVDWRRLWPGVLVVVLLIAMATALSVSVSLQERALRMGSAKAADRFDLVIGAPGSETQLVLSSVFLQPSALTLIPAQVLTDLEKNPLVAWAAPVAFGDFYQGMPIVGTTPPLVTDDGKRQLTTGRMFHDGFEAVVGAQTGLTVGDTFSPVHGQVGTEGAHAHDDVTYTVVGVLPADGSAWDKAILVPVNAVWRVHGIHPPHDAENAHHEHEHEHEHEHEHEHEHEHEHEHEHEHEQRTHKHEGEHDGHAHDETTQADGEQHADEHHNEAHATEGVASDDRHADATQPATASHADEHGQEEAHGHTHQAGLPAIVVKPKTIAGAYQLRSLYRSNTTLAVFPGEVLVKLYSILGDIRELLSYISLGTQGLVGIAVAMVAVIHLRQRQKQIGALRAFGAPRYGIFTLIWSGLMSLVSVGVLLGVGLGYFAARAIAVIMSEKSGFVLPVTLEWEDIHFVLLLLLVAAVVLTIPAMLSYRQSPAMALRGE, translated from the coding sequence ATGATTCCATGGCGTCTTATCTGGGTCGACTGGCGTCGGCTCTGGCCGGGAGTGTTGGTTGTGGTATTGCTCATCGCAATGGCGACCGCGCTAAGTGTTTCAGTGAGTTTGCAGGAAAGAGCGCTACGCATGGGCAGCGCTAAAGCCGCCGACCGTTTCGATCTGGTGATTGGCGCACCGGGAAGCGAAACGCAACTGGTGCTGTCGTCCGTCTTCCTGCAACCGTCTGCGCTGACCTTGATTCCCGCGCAAGTATTAACCGATTTGGAAAAGAACCCGCTGGTCGCCTGGGCAGCGCCGGTGGCGTTTGGCGATTTCTATCAAGGGATGCCAATTGTCGGCACTACCCCGCCGCTGGTCACGGATGATGGCAAACGGCAACTGACCACCGGGCGTATGTTCCACGATGGCTTTGAAGCGGTCGTCGGAGCGCAAACCGGGTTAACGGTAGGCGATACCTTCAGCCCGGTACATGGTCAGGTGGGGACGGAAGGCGCACACGCGCATGATGATGTCACCTACACCGTGGTCGGTGTGCTGCCTGCCGACGGCAGCGCGTGGGATAAAGCTATCCTGGTGCCGGTAAACGCCGTATGGCGAGTGCATGGCATTCATCCACCGCATGACGCGGAGAATGCGCACCATGAGCATGAGCATGAGCATGAGCATGAGCATGAGCATGAGCATGAGCATGAGCATGAGCATGAGCATGAGCATGAGCATGAGCAGCGTACTCATAAACACGAAGGTGAACATGATGGGCATGCACACGATGAAACCACGCAGGCGGACGGCGAACAGCACGCTGATGAACATCACAATGAAGCCCATGCTACGGAAGGTGTCGCAAGTGATGATCGTCATGCTGATGCCACCCAACCGGCAACGGCCTCGCATGCCGATGAACATGGTCAGGAAGAAGCACACGGACACACACATCAGGCGGGATTACCCGCAATTGTCGTGAAACCGAAAACCATTGCAGGCGCTTATCAACTGCGCTCGCTGTATCGCAGCAACACCACACTGGCGGTATTCCCCGGTGAAGTATTGGTGAAATTGTACTCGATTCTGGGCGACATTCGTGAACTACTGTCCTATATCTCGTTGGGCACGCAGGGATTGGTCGGCATCGCGGTGGCGATGGTAGCGGTGATCCACCTGCGGCAACGGCAGAAGCAGATCGGCGCACTACGCGCATTTGGCGCGCCGCGTTACGGTATTTTCACCCTGATTTGGAGCGGGCTGATGTCGTTGGTGAGCGTCGGCGTACTCTTGGGCGTTGGCCTCGGCTACTTCGCTGCCCGTGCGATTGCGGTCATAATGAGCGAAAAAAGTGGTTTTGTTCTGCCCGTGACGCTGGAATGGGAAGACATCCACTTTGTCCTGCTCTTGCTGTTGGTCGCCGCTGTCGTCCTCACGATCCCAGCCATGCTGTCTTACCGACAATCTCCGGCTATGGCGCTGCGTGGGGAGTGA
- a CDS encoding GntP family transporter, which translates to MATSLLLCIAIAGVLLLLLMVIKFKIQPFVALLVVSLLVALATGIPTGDVMKVITSGMGGILGSVAIIIGLGAMLGRMIEVSGGAESLAHRFAQLMGPGLMVAALTIAAFILGIPVFFDVGFIILAPIIYGFAKVAKVSPIKFGLPVAGVMLTVHVALPPHPGPVAAAGLLNADIGWLTIIGLLVSIPVGIISYWAAKAMNRRKYALSVEVLEQLQLAKPEDATPYTAPFTAPSAGLIAALIAIPIAIIMLGTVSATILPAGHPVCNVMSLVGSPAVALLIALALAFWLIALRRGWSLEKASGVMGDAMPAAAMVIMVTGAGGVFGKVLVESGIGRALADTLTSIHLPLVPAAFLLSLALRASQGSATVAILTTCGLLSEAVSGLNQMQLVLVTLSACFGGLGLSHVNDSGFWIVTKYLGLSVADGLRTWTVLTTLLGVSGFLFTWALWLVM; encoded by the coding sequence ATGGCCACCTCGCTCTTACTCTGCATCGCTATCGCCGGGGTATTACTCCTGCTGCTGATGGTCATTAAATTTAAAATTCAGCCCTTTGTCGCCCTGCTGGTCGTCAGCTTACTCGTTGCATTGGCTACGGGTATTCCCACCGGCGACGTGATGAAAGTGATTACCTCCGGTATGGGCGGTATTCTCGGTTCAGTGGCAATTATTATCGGCCTCGGTGCCATGCTGGGCAGAATGATCGAAGTGTCCGGCGGCGCGGAATCCTTAGCGCACCGCTTTGCCCAATTGATGGGGCCAGGATTAATGGTGGCAGCATTAACCATTGCCGCTTTTATTCTGGGTATTCCGGTTTTTTTCGACGTCGGCTTTATTATCCTCGCCCCCATTATTTACGGCTTTGCGAAAGTCGCGAAAGTCTCCCCGATTAAATTCGGCTTGCCCGTCGCGGGCGTGATGCTGACGGTGCACGTCGCGCTGCCGCCCCACCCTGGCCCTGTCGCCGCCGCTGGCCTGCTAAATGCGGATATCGGCTGGCTGACCATCATTGGCCTGCTGGTATCGATTCCTGTCGGCATCATCAGCTACTGGGCTGCCAAGGCAATGAACCGCCGCAAGTATGCGCTTTCCGTCGAAGTATTAGAGCAGCTACAGCTGGCGAAGCCGGAAGATGCCACGCCGTATACGGCTCCCTTCACTGCCCCCTCGGCCGGGCTGATTGCCGCGTTGATTGCGATTCCGATTGCCATCATTATGCTCGGCACCGTCTCTGCGACCATTCTGCCTGCCGGACATCCGGTGTGTAATGTGATGTCGCTGGTCGGTTCCCCTGCCGTGGCGTTGCTGATTGCACTGGCCTTAGCGTTTTGGCTGATTGCTCTGCGTCGCGGCTGGTCGTTGGAGAAAGCCAGCGGTGTGATGGGCGATGCCATGCCTGCCGCGGCGATGGTCATTATGGTGACCGGTGCCGGTGGCGTGTTCGGTAAAGTGCTGGTGGAATCGGGCATCGGCAGAGCGCTGGCGGATACGCTGACCAGCATCCACCTGCCACTGGTGCCTGCCGCGTTCCTTCTGTCGCTAGCGCTGAGAGCCTCACAAGGTTCCGCCACTGTCGCCATTCTCACCACCTGCGGCCTGCTGAGCGAAGCCGTCAGCGGTCTGAATCAGATGCAGTTGGTGTTGGTGACGCTCTCTGCCTGCTTTGGTGGACTGGGTCTATCACACGTCAATGACTCGGGGTTCTGGATCGTCACCAAATATCTGGGGCTGTCCGTCGCTGATGGCCTGCGTACCTGGACGGTACTCACCACTCTCCTTGGGGTATCTGGATTCCTCTTCACTTGGGCGTTGTGGCTGGTGATGTAG
- the otnI gene encoding 2-oxo-tetronate isomerase gives MPKFAANLSMLFTDLPFLDRFKAAADAGFTSVEYLFPYEYPAPLLAEKLRENGLKQVLFNTAPGNIAAGEWGVSALPDRIEDARRDIDNALEYALALNCPSVLVMGGVVPPGEDRAAYQQTFIDNLRYAADKFAPHGINIMIEALSAKVKPNYLFASQYQALELANLIDRPNVYIQLDFFHAQIVDGNLTQIIHDLAGRIGHIQIASVPARHEPDEGEINYPFIFAELDRVNYAGWVGCEYNPRGKTEDGLEWAKPWLKK, from the coding sequence ATGCCTAAGTTTGCTGCCAATCTTTCTATGCTGTTTACCGACTTACCATTTCTCGATCGTTTTAAAGCCGCTGCCGATGCGGGTTTTACCTCGGTCGAGTATCTGTTTCCTTATGAATATCCGGCACCGCTGCTGGCGGAAAAGCTGCGGGAAAATGGCCTGAAGCAAGTGTTGTTCAATACCGCGCCCGGCAATATCGCCGCAGGCGAATGGGGGGTCTCCGCGCTGCCAGACCGTATTGAGGATGCTCGCCGGGATATCGATAACGCGCTGGAATATGCGCTGGCGCTTAACTGCCCATCGGTACTGGTGATGGGCGGGGTCGTCCCGCCCGGTGAAGACCGCGCAGCCTATCAGCAAACCTTTATTGATAACCTGCGCTACGCCGCCGATAAATTTGCGCCGCACGGCATCAATATCATGATTGAAGCGCTGAGTGCGAAAGTGAAACCGAATTATCTGTTTGCCAGTCAGTATCAGGCACTGGAATTAGCCAATCTGATCGATCGGCCGAACGTCTATATCCAGCTGGATTTCTTCCACGCGCAGATTGTCGATGGCAACCTGACACAAATTATTCACGATTTGGCTGGACGCATCGGACATATTCAAATTGCCTCGGTGCCTGCACGGCATGAACCCGATGAAGGAGAAATTAATTATCCGTTTATCTTTGCTGAATTGGATCGCGTGAATTATGCCGGCTGGGTTGGCTGTGAATATAATCCGCGCGGCAAAACGGAAGACGGGCTGGAATGGGCTAAACCCTGGCTGAAGAAATAA
- the otnC gene encoding 3-oxo-tetronate 4-phosphate decarboxylase, whose translation MSEKHHNTEAALSSEQRARAEMVKLGASFFQRGYATGSAGNLSLLLDDGTLLATPTGSCLGDLDAERLSKVSLSGEWISGDKPSKEVSFHLSIYRNDPECKAIVHLHSTYLTALSCLEGLDTRDAIRPFTPYVVMRVGKVPVVPYYRPGDARLGEDLAKLASRYKAFLLANHGPVVTGKDLRAAADNMEELEETAKLIFILGDRKIRYLTADDIAELS comes from the coding sequence ATGAGTGAAAAACACCACAACACCGAAGCCGCGCTGAGCAGCGAGCAGCGCGCACGCGCGGAAATGGTCAAACTGGGTGCGTCCTTTTTCCAGCGCGGCTACGCCACCGGCTCAGCGGGCAACCTGTCGTTACTATTAGATGATGGCACGCTGTTGGCAACGCCAACCGGCTCTTGTCTCGGCGATCTGGATGCCGAGCGGTTATCCAAGGTCAGCCTGAGCGGCGAATGGATCTCCGGGGATAAGCCGTCGAAAGAGGTCAGCTTTCACCTGTCGATTTACCGTAACGACCCCGAATGCAAAGCGATCGTCCACCTGCACAGCACCTACCTGACGGCGCTCTCATGTCTGGAAGGGCTGGATACGCGGGATGCCATCAGGCCGTTCACGCCCTATGTAGTGATGCGCGTCGGTAAAGTGCCCGTCGTCCCTTATTACCGTCCCGGCGATGCGCGGCTCGGTGAAGACCTGGCGAAGCTGGCCTCGCGCTACAAGGCGTTCTTATTGGCTAACCACGGCCCGGTTGTTACCGGCAAGGATCTGCGTGCGGCGGCGGACAACATGGAAGAGCTGGAAGAAACCGCCAAGCTGATTTTTATTCTCGGTGATCGAAAAATTCGCTACCTCACCGCAGACGATATTGCAGAGCTCTCTTGA